Genomic window (Dolosigranulum savutiense):
TGTCCGGATAAGGTGATTGTGTTTTCTGGAGATACGACGCCAACTGATAATATTATTCAGTGGGCTCAGGGGTGTGATATTCTGGTGCATGAGGTGTTCTCTGCGCAAGGAGTGAAGCAGCGTAGCCCAGTCTGGCAAAGATATCATACCAGCGTGCATACGTCTAGTGTGCAGTTAGGTGAGCTGGCAAGTCAGATCAAGCCTCGGACGTTGGTCTTGAATCATCAGTTGTTCTTCCGTGTGCCGGATGAGGAGGGACAGGTCATCTCAGAGCTTGATCGTGAGCGGGAGATGATTCGTGAGATCCAGCAATATTATCAGGGAGAAGTCATCTCAGCGCGAGATGGCGATGTGGTGTATTAAGGAAGTATCGTCTTTGTGATTAGTAGTAGCTTGTCTAAGAAGCATTTACCGAGTGTGGGTAGGTGCTTTTTACGCATGTTACAAGGCCAGGAGAGATTGTTGTAAGATTGACATATAATTGTAACTCTTCGCATCTGTTGGATCAGGGCAGTCTATGATAAGATGGTAAGGTGAGTCTGTTTGTCATTTTTGTAAAAATAGTAGTACATATAGAAGAGAGAAGAGAGATGGTGAGTGTTCGATGATTATTATGAAAGATGTTGTGAAGCGTTATGATAATGGGATTACCGCACTGAATAAGGTGAATGTGCATATTAAGCGTGGTGAGTTCGTCTACTTGATCGGGCCGAGTGGGGCAGGGAAGTCGACGTTCATTAAGTTGATTTATCGGGAAGAGACGCCGACACAAGGGTTAGTGAAGGTCGGGAATAAGGATATTACGCGGATTAAGAATAAGCATATTCCACTGCTCAGACGGGATGTCGGGGTGGTTTTTCAGGATTTCAAGTTGTTGCCGCGCTTGACAGTCTATGAGAATGTGGCGTACGCGATGAAGGTAATCGAGAAGAAGCCACGGGAGATTAAGCGACGTGTGACGGATGTACTGGATCTGGTAGGGTTGTCGGATAAGGCGAAGATGTTTCCGGATGAGATCTCAGGTGGTGAGGTTCAGCGGGTGTCGATTGCCCGAGCGATTGCGAATACGCCGAATGTCTTGATCGCCGATGAGCCGACTGGGAACTTGGATCCGGAGACGGCTGAGGGGCTTATGGCGATTCTAGAAGAGATTAATGCGAAGGGAACGACCGTCATTATGGCGACGCACAATAATGATATTGTTAATCAGTTGAAGCATCGTGTGATTGCGATTGAAGGTGGCCGGATCGTGCGCGACGAGGAGAAAGGAGAATATCTCTATGAAAATTAGGACGCTCTTTTGGCACATTAAGGAGGCCTTCCGCAGTCTGAAGCGCAATGGATGGATGACGATCGCTTCGATCAGTGTAGTGGCGATTACGCTCTTGTTGATTGGGGGATTGATTGCCACAGTCTTCAATATCAACAAACTAGCAACTGATGTGGAAGAAGATGTGACGATTCGTGTGTCGATTGACTTGGCAGCGGATGAAGTGGCAGAGGATGAGCTCTATGATCAGATTGCTGCGATTCCGCAAGTAGAGCATATTGATTTTTCCAGTCGTGAGAATGAATTGGACAATGTGATCGGCGTGTACGGGGATATGTTCGATCTCTTCGAAGGGGATGAGAACCCGCTCTATGATGTCTTCATTGTTGAAGCAACGGAACCTCATATGACAGCTGAGGTTGCTTCTAAGATCGAACCACTTAATTATGTGAAAGATGTTAACTATGGTGGAGCGCGGGCTGATCAACTCTTTAAGTTGACAGAGAAGATGCGTAATTATGGGTTAATTTTTGTGGCTGTTTTGATTTTTACAGCGATTTTCTTAATCTCAAATACAATTCGGATTACGATTTTTTCCCGCAGTACGGAAGTAGAGATTATGAAGTTGGTGGGGGCGAAGAATTGGTTTATTCGCTGGCCGTTCTTAATTGAAGGGGCGATTATTGGACTGATTGGGTCACTCATTCCGGCCGGGATCCTTAGTTATGCGTATGTGAATGCTTACCGGATCTTATCCAATTATTTATCAGGTAGTTATTTTAGCTTGTTGCCACCGGATCCGTTCTTGTATTACTTAATTGCTGTGATTATCGGTATCGGAGTTATTATTGGAAGTCTTGGTTCGGTACGATCGATTCGCCGTTTCTTAGATATTTAAGCGAGAACGATATAAGATAGAGAAATCCACAGGTCAGTTGTGACCTGTGGATTTTTTAAGCAGAAGTTATTCGTGAGTTGGTTGATCCGTGATAATGTCTTGGTCATAATTGACTAAGAAGTCTTGCTCCCGAGAGAAGTGACGGTAGAAATCATGAATCATGATTAACGGATAGATGATGCTGAATAGGAGCTGAATCGTGGTTCCAATCCAGTAAATGATATGAGTCATCGTAGTCGGTTCACCAGTGCCAATCATGACCTCTTGCAAGGCATAGCGGATACCGAACTGTACGATAAAGAGTACAATATGGAGCTTCGCGAAGACTAACCAGAAATGCCCTTTTGTTGCACGGAAGGTTTCTTTAATGAACTGACCGGTCGAACGTTGTCGGTCATCAGCTGCGACAAAAGGTGTCAGTGTAAATTTCACTGCAATAATGAGGTAGACGATATACAGAACAGCCAAGATAAGCAATAGTAAGCCAATGCGTCTAGCTACTTCGGGAGAGAAGGCATAGTCGAAGCTCTCAGCTGGTCCACCTGATTGCTGCATCATGATAAAGGATAATTCATTGATCACTTCTTCGGTGATTAAGCTGCGTCCAAGGAAGAAGCTAAGAATAATTGCCCCGATTGGAATAAGCCAGACAACGAACCTAGCTAGTAGATGCTGGGCATACTGTGTGAGGGAGAAGTTGGCGAAAATCTCACCAAAACGCCAGCGTGAGGATGGCTGCTTGTGATCGTTATGAAGCATATAGTTGGCCGTTAAATAGATCAGTGCCTCATTAATCAACCAAATGAGTAATGCACCAATAATGAGGAAACTAACGAGTGCCCACACATTCATCTCCATAATAACGCCAAGGACTACGAATGGATTAGCCATCGCCCACCATGATAGCATCGGGAAAATAATAATCGGAATGAGGCGCAACCCCACCATTCCCCAAAACTTCTTGTCTTCTAACATTGTTGTATTCATATTAGACTCCTTTCATTGTCTGTGGATCATTTTCTTCAGTATGCCGTAAATGAATGGTTATTGCAACTGTAAGCCATTTCTGTTAGCTAGTTCTTAATGGAATAGCTGTTGGAGGATTAAAATTGTAGGAATGAAGCCTCGAATGGAATGTGTTATAATGTGGAAAAGAGGTGATGGGGATGCTTGAGCAGCTATTGAAAGTGAATAATGGTATTTTAACCAAGGAGCAGTTAACTAATCAAGTTGTATCATATGATGAGTTAGATGGAGCGGAACAGAATATCGATATTAAGCAATTTAATGATAGGCTGTATTATGTGGATGGTTATTATGACCATGATTATCTATTACAATTAAGTCATCCTGATTTGGTATTTTCGAGGGATACAGCAGTGAAGTATCATTGGTTGAGCAATCAGTTACCTTATGAATTGTATGTTACGCTTCCAACAACGTATAAAAAAACTGTACAGTCAGATTACAGCAAAGTTAATATGATGTATGAAGACTTAGAGTCAGCAGATATTGAGTTAATAGAAACACAGGAAGGAAATTTTGTGCAGGTGACCAGCTTGGAGCGGACTTTGTATGATATGATGCAGGATAAATCGTGCCCAATGGATATTATGAAAGAAATTATTTGGAATTATCATCAAGCTCCCAATATCAATAAAGAACGGTTTATTCATTATTTTGGTCAGTGGTATCACTTGGAAGACAGTAAGGAAGCTCAGAAGTTATTACAGCAA
Coding sequences:
- the ftsE gene encoding cell division ATP-binding protein FtsE, translating into MIIMKDVVKRYDNGITALNKVNVHIKRGEFVYLIGPSGAGKSTFIKLIYREETPTQGLVKVGNKDITRIKNKHIPLLRRDVGVVFQDFKLLPRLTVYENVAYAMKVIEKKPREIKRRVTDVLDLVGLSDKAKMFPDEISGGEVQRVSIARAIANTPNVLIADEPTGNLDPETAEGLMAILEEINAKGTTVIMATHNNDIVNQLKHRVIAIEGGRIVRDEEKGEYLYEN
- the ftsX gene encoding permease-like cell division protein FtsX, which codes for MKIRTLFWHIKEAFRSLKRNGWMTIASISVVAITLLLIGGLIATVFNINKLATDVEEDVTIRVSIDLAADEVAEDELYDQIAAIPQVEHIDFSSRENELDNVIGVYGDMFDLFEGDENPLYDVFIVEATEPHMTAEVASKIEPLNYVKDVNYGGARADQLFKLTEKMRNYGLIFVAVLIFTAIFLISNTIRITIFSRSTEVEIMKLVGAKNWFIRWPFLIEGAIIGLIGSLIPAGILSYAYVNAYRILSNYLSGSYFSLLPPDPFLYYLIAVIIGIGVIIGSLGSVRSIRRFLDI